Proteins encoded within one genomic window of Labrys wisconsinensis:
- a CDS encoding cysteine synthase A — protein MPFRTDLVDAIGRTPLIRLRRASEATGCTILGKAEFMNPGQSVKDRAALYIIKDAVQRGALQPGGTIVEGTAGNTGIGIALVADALGFKTVIVIPETQSQEKKDMLRLAGAELVEVPAVPYANPNNYVKVSGRLAEELARTVPGGAVWANQFDNVANRQAHIETTAPEIFEDTGGAVDGFICSVGTGGTLAGTGIGLKQRNPAIKLGLADPMGAAMYSFFTKGDLSSSGSSISEGIGQNRVTRNVEGAPVDFACQIPDEEAVPIVFDLLLEEGLCVGLSTGINIAGAIRMAREMGPGHTIVTILCDYGTRYQSKLFNPDFMRSKGLPVPTWLERKSAVKVPYL, from the coding sequence ATGCCCTTCCGCACCGATCTCGTCGATGCCATCGGCCGCACGCCCCTGATCCGGCTCAGGCGCGCCTCCGAGGCGACCGGCTGCACGATCCTCGGCAAGGCGGAGTTCATGAACCCCGGCCAGTCGGTGAAGGACCGCGCAGCGCTCTATATCATCAAGGACGCGGTGCAGCGCGGCGCCCTGCAGCCGGGCGGCACCATCGTCGAAGGCACGGCCGGCAATACCGGCATCGGCATCGCCCTCGTGGCGGATGCGCTCGGCTTCAAGACGGTGATCGTCATCCCGGAGACGCAGAGCCAGGAGAAGAAGGACATGCTGCGCCTGGCCGGCGCCGAGCTGGTGGAGGTGCCGGCCGTGCCCTACGCCAACCCCAACAACTACGTGAAGGTGTCGGGGCGCCTTGCCGAGGAGTTGGCGCGCACCGTGCCGGGCGGCGCGGTCTGGGCCAACCAGTTCGACAATGTCGCCAACCGCCAGGCCCATATCGAGACCACCGCGCCGGAGATCTTCGAGGACACGGGCGGTGCGGTCGACGGCTTCATCTGCTCGGTCGGCACCGGCGGCACGCTGGCCGGCACCGGCATCGGGCTGAAGCAGCGCAACCCGGCGATCAAGCTCGGCCTCGCCGACCCGATGGGCGCGGCGATGTATTCCTTCTTCACCAAGGGCGACCTTTCCTCCTCCGGCTCGTCGATCTCCGAGGGCATCGGGCAGAACCGCGTCACCCGCAACGTCGAGGGCGCGCCGGTCGACTTCGCCTGCCAGATCCCGGACGAGGAAGCGGTGCCGATCGTCTTCGACCTGCTCCTGGAGGAGGGCCTGTGCGTCGGCCTCTCCACCGGCATCAACATCGCCGGCGCCATCCGCATGGCCAGGGAGATGGGCCCGGGCCACACCATCGTGACCATCCTGTGCGACTACGGCACGCGCTATCAGTCGAAGCTGTTCAACCCGGACTTCATGCGCTCGAAGGGCCTGCCGGTGCCGACCTGGCTGGAACGCAAGAGCGCGGTGAAGGTGCCCTACCTCTGA
- a CDS encoding alanyl-tRNA editing protein — MPTILLFRDDAYLTVTPATVLAVTERGGIVLDRTVFYATGGGQPGDVGTLTRADGGLITIATAVWNDAAKTEVAHVAAEGSALPSPGEAVTLTLDWPVRHARMRVHTALHLLSVALPHPVTGGSIGEGEGRLDFDIPDAGLDKDEITARLRAMVEADAAVTERWITDAELDANPGLVKTMSVQPPRGSGRIRLVEIAGLDLQPCGGTHVRSTGEIGPVSVTQIEKKGKQNRRVRIALG; from the coding sequence ATGCCGACCATCCTGCTGTTCCGCGACGACGCCTATCTCACCGTCACGCCCGCCACCGTCCTCGCCGTCACCGAACGCGGCGGCATCGTGCTCGACCGCACCGTGTTCTACGCGACCGGCGGCGGCCAGCCAGGCGATGTCGGCACCCTGACGCGGGCCGATGGCGGTCTGATCACGATCGCCACCGCGGTCTGGAACGACGCGGCCAAGACCGAGGTCGCCCATGTCGCCGCCGAAGGCAGCGCCCTGCCCTCGCCCGGTGAGGCCGTGACGCTGACGCTGGACTGGCCGGTGCGCCATGCCCGCATGCGCGTCCACACCGCGCTGCACCTGCTCTCCGTCGCGCTGCCCCATCCCGTCACCGGCGGCTCGATCGGCGAGGGCGAAGGCCGGCTCGACTTCGACATTCCCGATGCCGGCCTCGACAAGGACGAGATCACGGCCAGGCTCAGGGCGATGGTCGAGGCGGACGCCGCAGTGACGGAGCGCTGGATCACCGACGCCGAGCTCGACGCCAATCCCGGCCTGGTCAAGACCATGTCGGTGCAGCCGCCGCGCGGCTCGGGGCGAATCCGCCTGGTGGAGATCGCCGGCCTCGACCTGCAACCCTGTGGTGGCACCCATGTGCGCAGCACCGGCGAGATCGGCCCGGTCTCGGTCACGCAGATCGAGAAGAAGGGCAAGCAGAACCGGCGGGTAAGGATCGCGCTGGGCTGA
- the msrQ gene encoding protein-methionine-sulfoxide reductase heme-binding subunit MsrQ produces the protein MASRRINVPVWLVYAVGFVPAVWTFWLAFADRLGADPVRALEHAIGLWALRFLIATLCVTPLRRLAGLNLMRYRRALGLMAFWYALLHLTAWLLFDRGLDAAAVLADIVRRPYITIGMLALAILVPLAATSNAWSIRRLGARRWALLHRLVYAAAALAALHFVMVLKIWQPEPLIYAAIVAVLLGLRAVTAVRRPARSRPQRA, from the coding sequence ATGGCGTCCCGACGCATCAATGTGCCGGTCTGGCTGGTCTACGCCGTCGGCTTCGTCCCGGCGGTATGGACCTTCTGGCTGGCCTTCGCCGACAGGCTCGGCGCCGATCCCGTCCGGGCGCTGGAGCACGCCATCGGCCTGTGGGCGCTGCGCTTCCTGATCGCGACGCTGTGCGTGACGCCGCTGCGCCGGCTCGCCGGCCTCAACCTCATGCGCTACCGCCGGGCGCTCGGCCTCATGGCGTTCTGGTATGCGCTGCTGCATCTGACGGCGTGGCTGCTGTTCGACCGCGGCCTCGATGCCGCGGCGGTGCTCGCCGACATCGTCCGGCGCCCTTACATCACCATCGGCATGCTCGCCCTGGCGATCCTGGTGCCGCTCGCGGCGACCTCCAACGCCTGGTCGATCCGCAGGCTGGGCGCGCGGCGCTGGGCCCTGCTGCACCGGCTGGTCTACGCCGCTGCGGCCCTGGCGGCGCTGCACTTCGTCATGGTGCTGAAGATCTGGCAACCGGAGCCGCTGATCTACGCGGCGATCGTCGCGGTGCTGCTCGGCCTGCGCGCCGTGACGGCAGTCCGGCGGCCGGCGCGGTCTCGGCCCCAGCGGGCCTGA
- the msrP gene encoding protein-methionine-sulfoxide reductase catalytic subunit MsrP gives MQIRRSPPILPSEITPRDIYLDRRRFLAGAAGLALGAALPAGASAAALPAAPSRYSTDEPKTSREDITGYNNFYEFGTDKADPAANAGSLTTTPWTVKVDGLVDHPADYQLEDFVKPFALEERIYRMRCVEGWSMVIPWDGFPLAEVLKRAGPKSAARYVAFETLVRPEEMPGQRGFFQPLDWPYVEGLRLDEAMHPLAILAVGLYGETLPNQNGAPLRLVVPWKYGFKGIKSIVRISLVDQQPKTSWNLQNAREYGFYSNVNPEVDHPRWSQATERRIGEGGLLAARRPTLPFNGYAEEVAGLYAGMDLRANY, from the coding sequence ATGCAGATCCGCCGCTCTCCCCCGATCCTTCCGTCGGAGATCACGCCCCGCGACATCTATCTAGACCGTCGCCGCTTCCTCGCCGGTGCCGCCGGCCTGGCGCTCGGCGCCGCCCTTCCGGCCGGGGCCTCGGCCGCGGCGCTGCCCGCCGCCCCCAGCCGCTATTCCACCGACGAGCCGAAGACCAGCCGCGAGGACATCACCGGCTACAACAATTTCTACGAGTTCGGCACCGACAAGGCCGACCCTGCCGCCAATGCCGGCTCGCTCACCACCACGCCGTGGACGGTGAAGGTCGACGGCCTGGTCGACCATCCCGCGGACTATCAGCTGGAGGACTTCGTCAAGCCGTTCGCCCTTGAGGAGCGCATCTACCGCATGCGCTGCGTCGAGGGCTGGTCGATGGTGATCCCCTGGGACGGCTTTCCCCTGGCGGAGGTGCTGAAGCGCGCCGGGCCGAAGAGCGCGGCGCGCTACGTCGCCTTCGAGACGCTGGTGCGCCCCGAGGAGATGCCGGGCCAGCGCGGCTTCTTCCAGCCGCTCGACTGGCCCTATGTCGAGGGCCTGCGCCTGGACGAGGCCATGCATCCCCTGGCCATCCTTGCCGTCGGCCTCTACGGCGAGACGCTGCCGAACCAGAACGGCGCGCCGCTGCGGCTGGTGGTGCCGTGGAAATACGGCTTCAAGGGCATCAAGTCGATCGTGCGCATCAGCCTGGTCGACCAGCAGCCCAAGACGTCCTGGAACCTGCAGAACGCGCGCGAATACGGCTTCTATTCCAACGTCAACCCGGAGGTCGACCATCCGCGCTGGAGCCAGGCGACCGAGCGGCGCATCGGCGAGGGCGGCCTGCTCGCCGCCCGCCGGCCGACATTGCCCTTCAACGGCTATGCCGAGGAGGTCGCCGGCCTCTATGCCGGCATGGATCTGAGGGCGAACTACTGA
- the tgt gene encoding tRNA guanosine(34) transglycosylase Tgt — protein sequence MTGVSFTVHAAEGAARTGVLTLGRGAVRTPAFMPVGTAGTVKAMYVDQVRDLGADIILGNTYHLMLRPGAERVAALGGLHAFSRWQGPILTDSGGFQVMSLAGLRKLDKDGVTFKSHVDGSMHRLTPARSVEIQTLLDSDIVMQLDECVRLPTDRANIERAMRLSLDWAERSKAAFGTQPGKAIFGIVQGGDDKALRIESAEALAAMDFPGLAVGGLAVGEPQAVMLDMIETVVPHLPAGKPRYLMGVGTPDDLVESVARGIDMFDCVMPTRAGRHGLAYSRFGKINLKNARHAEDPRPLDEASACPAARDYSRAYLHHLTRANEILGMMLLSWVNLAYYQELMAGMRAAIAAGRFADFRAEVREGWARGDLPAL from the coding sequence ATGACGGGCGTTTCCTTCACCGTTCATGCCGCCGAGGGTGCGGCGCGCACCGGCGTGCTCACGCTCGGCCGCGGCGCTGTGCGGACCCCTGCCTTCATGCCGGTCGGCACCGCCGGCACGGTCAAGGCGATGTATGTCGACCAGGTGCGTGACCTCGGCGCCGACATCATCCTCGGCAACACCTACCACCTGATGCTGCGCCCCGGGGCCGAGCGGGTCGCCGCGCTCGGCGGCCTGCACGCCTTCTCGCGCTGGCAGGGGCCGATCCTCACCGATTCCGGCGGCTTCCAGGTGATGTCCCTCGCCGGCCTGCGCAAGCTCGACAAGGACGGCGTCACCTTCAAGAGCCATGTCGACGGCTCGATGCATCGCCTCACGCCGGCCCGCTCGGTGGAGATCCAGACGCTGCTCGACAGCGACATCGTCATGCAGCTCGACGAATGCGTGCGCCTGCCCACCGACCGCGCCAATATCGAGCGGGCCATGCGCCTGTCGCTGGACTGGGCCGAGCGCTCCAAGGCGGCCTTCGGGACCCAGCCGGGCAAGGCGATCTTCGGCATCGTCCAGGGCGGCGACGACAAGGCGCTGCGCATCGAGTCCGCGGAGGCGCTGGCCGCCATGGACTTCCCCGGCCTCGCCGTCGGCGGCCTCGCCGTGGGCGAGCCGCAGGCCGTCATGCTCGACATGATCGAGACCGTGGTGCCGCATCTGCCGGCGGGCAAGCCGCGCTACCTCATGGGCGTCGGCACGCCGGACGATCTCGTCGAGAGCGTGGCGCGCGGCATCGACATGTTCGACTGCGTCATGCCGACCCGCGCCGGCCGGCACGGCCTGGCCTATTCCCGCTTCGGCAAGATCAACCTGAAGAACGCCCGCCATGCTGAGGACCCTCGGCCGCTGGACGAGGCCTCCGCCTGCCCGGCGGCGCGCGACTACAGCCGCGCCTATCTGCACCATCTCACCCGGGCCAACGAGATCCTCGGCATGATGCTGCTGAGCTGGGTGAACCTCGCCTACTACCAGGAGCTGATGGCCGGCATGCGCGCGGCGATCGCCGCCGGGCGCTTCGCCGATTTCCGGGCCGAAGTGCGGGAAGGCTGGGCACGGGGCGACCTGCCGGCGCTCTGA
- the queA gene encoding tRNA preQ1(34) S-adenosylmethionine ribosyltransferase-isomerase QueA, whose product MRVSDFDFDLPEDRIALRPAAPRDAARLMVARSGADIEDRLVRDLPDLLRPGDALVFNDTRVIPARLDGVRHRPGGAGAAIEAMLHRRLAPDRWLAFARPAKRLAPGDRIRFGEGGNVCFLGALDATVEARGEGGEVTLRFELSGPALDEAIAAAGHVPLPPYIAGKRQEDDRDRSDYQTVYAAAEGAVAAPTAGLHFTPELMQRLREQGVSQHFLTLHVGAGTFLPVKVDDIADHRMHAEWGEVTEAAAAALNAVRNAGGRIVAVGTTSARLLESAAAEDGTVRPFAGETAIFITPGYRFRAVDMLMTNFHLPRSTLLMLVSAFIGHERMQRAYAHALAGGYRFYSYGDASLLFPEVPAP is encoded by the coding sequence ATGCGCGTCTCCGACTTCGACTTCGACCTGCCGGAGGACCGCATCGCCCTGCGTCCCGCGGCGCCCCGCGATGCGGCGCGGCTGATGGTGGCGCGGTCCGGAGCGGATATCGAGGACCGGCTGGTGCGCGACCTGCCGGACCTGCTGCGTCCCGGCGATGCGCTGGTGTTCAACGACACGCGCGTCATCCCGGCGCGCCTGGACGGCGTGCGCCATCGCCCCGGCGGCGCCGGCGCCGCGATCGAGGCGATGCTGCACCGGCGCCTGGCGCCGGACCGCTGGCTCGCCTTCGCACGGCCCGCCAAGCGCCTGGCGCCCGGCGACCGCATCCGCTTCGGCGAAGGCGGCAATGTCTGCTTCCTCGGTGCGCTCGACGCCACGGTCGAGGCCAGGGGCGAGGGCGGCGAGGTGACGCTGCGCTTCGAGCTGTCGGGCCCGGCGCTCGACGAGGCTATCGCCGCCGCCGGCCATGTTCCGCTGCCGCCCTACATCGCCGGCAAGCGGCAGGAGGACGACCGCGACCGCAGCGACTACCAGACCGTCTATGCCGCGGCCGAGGGCGCGGTGGCGGCGCCGACGGCCGGCCTGCATTTCACCCCGGAGCTGATGCAGCGCCTGCGCGAGCAGGGCGTCTCCCAGCATTTCCTCACCCTGCATGTCGGCGCCGGCACCTTCCTGCCGGTCAAGGTCGACGACATAGCCGACCATCGCATGCATGCCGAATGGGGAGAGGTGACGGAGGCGGCGGCCGCCGCGCTCAATGCAGTGCGGAACGCCGGTGGGCGCATCGTCGCGGTCGGCACCACCTCGGCGCGGCTCCTGGAGAGCGCCGCCGCCGAGGACGGCACCGTCCGCCCCTTCGCCGGCGAGACCGCCATCTTCATCACCCCGGGCTACCGTTTCCGTGCCGTCGACATGCTGATGACGAACTTCCACCTGCCGCGCTCGACGCTGCTGATGCTGGTCTCGGCCTTCATCGGCCACGAGCGCATGCAGCGCGCCTATGCCCATGCGCTCGCCGGGGGTTATCGCTTCTATTCCTATGGCGATGCCAGCCTGCTGTTCCCCGAGGTCCCTGCGCCATGA
- a CDS encoding peptidylprolyl isomerase: MAADPENTIIMETTKGRIVIELRPDLAPKHVERIKQLAREKFYDGIVFHRVIDGFMAQVGCPHGTGTGGSKHPNLPAEFNAEPHVRGICSMARAQSPNSANSQFFIVFDDARFLDKQYTVWGKVTEGMENVDKIKRGEPVRDPDSIVTMRVAADAAA; encoded by the coding sequence ATGGCCGCCGATCCCGAAAACACGATCATCATGGAAACCACCAAGGGCCGCATCGTCATCGAGCTGCGCCCGGATCTTGCGCCCAAGCATGTCGAGCGCATCAAGCAGCTGGCGCGCGAGAAGTTCTATGACGGCATCGTGTTCCACCGCGTCATCGACGGCTTCATGGCGCAGGTCGGCTGCCCGCATGGCACCGGCACCGGCGGCTCGAAGCACCCGAACCTGCCGGCGGAGTTCAACGCCGAGCCGCATGTGCGCGGCATCTGCTCCATGGCCCGGGCCCAGAGCCCGAACTCGGCCAATTCGCAGTTCTTTATCGTGTTCGACGACGCTCGCTTCCTCGACAAGCAGTACACGGTCTGGGGCAAGGTGACCGAGGGCATGGAGAACGTCGACAAGATCAAGCGCGGCGAGCCGGTGCGCGATCCCGACAGCATCGTCACCATGCGCGTCGCCGCCGACGCGGCCGCCTGA
- a CDS encoding lysine--tRNA ligase: MPDLFPAELVAAANASAAWPFEEARKLVARLEKQGRPEKEVLFETGYGPSGLPHIGTFGEVARTTMVRHAFDVLTEGRHVTRLLCFSDDMDGMRKVPENVPAPDMLRRHLGKPLTRVPDPFGKFESFGHHNNAMLRRFLDSFGFDYEFASATDYYAAGRLDEKLLVMLERYDDVMAIMLPTLREERRKTYAPFLPVHPETGIVMQVPIEERHPGRGTIVWTDPDTGKRFETPVTGGHAKAQWKPDWALRWAALGVDYEMSGKDHIDNVRISSQICKVLGGTPPDGFNYELFLDDLGQKISKSKGNGLTIDEWLTYASPESLSLFMFQKPREAKKLYFDVIPRTADEYLQFLAGYERQDWKNRLGNPAWHIHGGNPPAPETIGGEGERTSVSFGLLLNLVAVANAESKDVLWAFLRRYAPGASAETHPRLDALVGYAIRYFRDFVKPAKAYHVPTEAERQALQALSDALGRLPADASATTIQEAVYDVGRAQPAYQDFKAKGATPERPGVSLEWFNTLYRILLGEQRGPRFGSFAAIYGIAETRDLIAKALSGELIREHEAFVAGLKKA; encoded by the coding sequence ATGCCAGACCTCTTTCCGGCCGAGCTCGTCGCGGCCGCCAACGCCTCCGCCGCCTGGCCTTTCGAGGAGGCGAGAAAGCTCGTCGCCCGCCTCGAGAAGCAGGGCAGGCCGGAGAAGGAGGTGCTGTTCGAGACCGGCTACGGTCCCTCCGGCCTGCCGCATATCGGCACGTTCGGCGAGGTGGCGCGCACCACCATGGTGCGCCACGCCTTCGACGTGCTGACCGAGGGACGCCACGTCACGCGGCTCCTGTGCTTTTCCGACGACATGGACGGCATGCGCAAGGTGCCCGAGAACGTGCCGGCGCCGGACATGCTGCGCCGGCATCTCGGCAAGCCCCTGACCAGGGTGCCCGACCCCTTCGGCAAGTTCGAGAGCTTCGGCCACCACAACAACGCCATGCTGCGGCGCTTCCTCGATTCCTTCGGCTTCGACTACGAGTTCGCCAGCGCCACCGACTACTATGCCGCCGGACGGCTCGACGAGAAGCTTCTGGTGATGCTCGAGCGCTATGACGACGTCATGGCGATCATGCTGCCGACGCTCCGGGAGGAGCGGCGCAAGACCTATGCGCCGTTCCTGCCCGTGCATCCGGAGACCGGCATCGTCATGCAGGTGCCGATCGAGGAGCGCCATCCCGGCCGCGGCACCATCGTGTGGACCGACCCCGACACCGGCAAGCGCTTCGAGACCCCGGTGACCGGCGGCCATGCCAAGGCGCAGTGGAAGCCGGACTGGGCGCTGCGCTGGGCGGCGCTCGGCGTCGACTACGAGATGTCCGGCAAGGACCATATCGACAATGTCCGGATCTCCAGCCAGATCTGCAAGGTGCTCGGCGGCACCCCGCCCGACGGCTTCAACTACGAGCTGTTCCTCGACGATCTCGGCCAGAAGATCTCCAAGTCGAAGGGCAACGGCCTGACCATCGACGAGTGGCTGACCTATGCCAGCCCCGAAAGCCTGTCGCTGTTCATGTTCCAGAAGCCGCGCGAGGCCAAGAAGCTCTATTTCGACGTCATCCCGCGCACCGCCGACGAATATCTGCAGTTCCTCGCCGGCTATGAACGCCAGGACTGGAAGAACCGCCTCGGCAATCCGGCTTGGCACATCCATGGCGGCAATCCGCCGGCGCCCGAGACCATCGGCGGGGAGGGGGAGCGCACCAGCGTCTCCTTCGGCCTGCTGCTCAACCTCGTCGCCGTGGCCAATGCCGAGAGCAAGGACGTGCTGTGGGCCTTCCTCCGGCGCTATGCGCCGGGCGCCTCGGCCGAGACCCACCCGCGCCTCGACGCCCTGGTCGGCTACGCCATCCGCTATTTCCGCGACTTCGTGAAGCCGGCCAAGGCGTACCATGTGCCGACCGAGGCGGAGCGGCAGGCCCTGCAGGCCCTGTCCGACGCGCTCGGCCGCCTGCCGGCGGACGCTTCGGCGACGACGATCCAGGAAGCGGTCTACGATGTCGGCCGCGCCCAGCCGGCCTACCAGGACTTCAAGGCCAAGGGTGCCACACCGGAGCGGCCGGGCGTGTCGCTCGAATGGTTCAACACGCTCTACCGCATCCTGCTCGGCGAGCAGCGCGGGCCGCGCTTCGGCTCCTTCGCGGCCATCTACGGCATTGCCGAGACCCGCGACCTGATCGCCAAGGCGCTGTCGGGCGAGCTGATCCGCGAGCACGAGGCCTTCGTCGCGGGGCTGAAGAAGGCCTGA